In one Zalophus californianus isolate mZalCal1 chromosome 10, mZalCal1.pri.v2, whole genome shotgun sequence genomic region, the following are encoded:
- the LOC113933496 gene encoding glycerol-3-phosphate phosphatase → MAAAEAGGDDARCVRLSAERAQALLADVDTLLFDCDGVLWRGETAVPGAPEALSALRARGKRLGFITNNSSKTREAYAEKLRRLGFGGPPGPGAGLEVFGTAYCTALYLRQRLAGAPAPKAYVLGSEALATELEAVGVASVGVGPEPLLGDSPGAWLDAPLDPDVRAVVVGFDPHFSYMKLTKAVRYLQQPGCLLVGTNMDNRLPLENGRFIAGTGCLVRAVEMATQRQADIIGKPSRFIFDCVSQEYGINPERTVMVGDRLDTDILLGVTCGLKTILTLTGVSTLGDVKSNQESDCMSKKKMVPDFYVDSIADLLPALQG, encoded by the exons atGGCGGCGGCGGAGGCCGGCGGTGACGACGCCCGCTGCGTGAGGCTGAGCGCCGAGCGGGCCCAGGCGCTGCTGGCCGACGTGGACACGCTGCTGTTCGACTGCGACGGCGTGCTGTGGCGCGGCGAGACGGCCGTGCCCGGCGCGCCCGAGGCCCTGTCGGCACTGCGGGCCCGCGGCAAGCGCCTCGGTTTCATCACCAACAACAGCAGCAAGACCCGCGAGGCCTACGCCGAGAAGCTGCGGCGCCTGGGCTTCGGCGGCCCCCCGGGGCCCGGCGCCGGCCTCGAGGTCTTCGGCACGGCCTACTGCACCGCGCTCTACCTACGCCAGCGCCTGGCGGGCGCACCGGCCCCCAAGGCCTACGTGCTGGGCAGCGAAGCCCTGGCCACCGAGCTGGAGGCCGTGGGCGTCGCCAGCGTGGGCGTGGGGCCCGAGCCGCTGCTGGGTGACAGCCCCGGCGCCTGGCTGGACGCGCCGCTCGATCCAGACGTGCGCGCCGTCGTGGTGGGCTTTGACCCACACTTCAGCTACATGAAGCTCACCAAGGCGGTGCGCTACCTGCAGCAGCCCGGCTGCTTGCTCGTGGGCACCAACATGGACAACCGGCTCCCGCTCGAGAACGGCCGCTTCATCGCGG GTACCGGCTGTCTGGTCCGAGCCGTGGAGATGGCCACCCAGCGCCAGGCCGACATCATAGGGAAGCCCAGCCGCTTCATATTCGACTGCGTGTCCCAGGAGTACGGCATCAACCCAGAGCGCACCGTCATGGTGGGAGACCGCCTGGACACGGACATCCTCCTGGGCGTCACCTGTGGCCTGAAGACCATCCTGACCCTCACCGGCGTTTCCACTCTAGGGGATGTGAAGAGTAATCAGGAAAGTGACTGCATGTCTAAGAAGAAAATGGTCCCTGACTTCTATGTTGACAGCATAGCTGACCTTTTGCCTGCCCTTCAAGGTTAA